The segment CCTTAGATGGGCCTTGTTCGAGTCCACTGACTCAACCCGCGCGTTTTAACTCACTCAGacgggtttttttttttggcggcGGAGTAGTTAGGTCGTAAACGTGAACCTGTGTCTGTCTGTACGTTAGCGATGGAAGAAGTACTAGACTTCAAGTGTACGGATGTCGGAGTTTGGAAGAAGGCTCTGTCTTCCTACGAATCAAGAATCGAGTCTCTAGACAAACCAGACCTCGTCTCTCTCGACCAATATTATCGCGTCGAGCTCCCTCGTCTTCTCCACGACCGAGACCCTAACCCTTACCTCACCACCTCCGAGCTTTCTCAGCTCATGAAATGGAAGCTCTCTCGCGGCAAATGGCggtaactctctctctctctctctccctcgcGCGATATCTTCAGGTTTGTTTACTTTCTTCTCCCTTGGCTCAAAGGCCGCGTCTGCTTGATTTCGTGTCGGCTCTGGACGATTCGGTGGTGAAGTCTGCTTCTGAGAAGGCTTTCAAATCACTCCCTGACATCTCAAATGCTGTGAAAGAGCTCACCGTGCTTAAAGGCGTGGGTCCCGCCACCGCCTCCGCCGTTTTGGCTGCTTACGCCCCCGACATTGCTCCGTTTATGTCCGACGAGGTACGTTTCTTCTTCCGTGTTAACAATTACTTTAGAGAGCAGCACATGAACAATCGTTTATTCACaccctttttttgtttttgtgtctCTCTCTGTTTTGATTCCAATGTAAAGGCGATGGAGGTGGCTATTGGGAACTCAAAGGATTACTCTTTGAAGCGATACTTGCTGTTTGTCACTAAGCTACAAGATAAAGCAAAGGTTAAGCCTCTatgtctctctttctctaagACAAAATTGTTATTTAAGTTATATTACTCTAGAATCATCATTGATAGTACTCTGTGGTAGGAAATTTCCTGTGTTATATAGTATTAACTCTTCTCTTACTGCTGCTTCAGTGCATTCTGATTCTGTTTAGTTAGAGTCTCTTACATATGCACTGAATCATCTCataaacaaaatcttaaaaatgTTAAAGAGGCAATTATACTAAATTTGGACTAGACCTTGCCTAAAATAATGATCATGGATTGTAGGAGTTAAAGTTGGAAGGAGAGTGGGGTGGGCCTTCAGATGTTGAGAGAGCTCTATGGAGTTGTACTGTGCGTTCCAAGTCAAAGCCAGCCGAGAAGACTTCTTCTTCTGGGAAGAAAAGAAAGCGTAAGGAGTAGTAAACCACTGAAGAAACCCTGTTGTAGTAGTATATTCATTTTATCATcggctctttttttttcataaatctgGACGAAAGATATCTCACGGATTTGTCACTCCCCTTGTTTGGTTAACTTTCTTGCTAATTCGCATTTTAAGATCTTACTCTAGTAGTAGTTACTATAGTGTATACTTATCCGTTGTCACTGAGTGTTTTTGGTCTTAAACACAAAGATAAGGATTGGGTATATCTTCTTTTCAACTGCTCTCAGATTTATTGAAGTAGTTTAGAACAAATGATTCCTCATCCTCACCAACAACAATGTacctaaaaaaataattttgactCCAAAACTAAGAACAAAGAGCCAGCCCTCATAACGCAAAATTATGAAGGAAGAGGGCCTTCAAAAACCAGGAAGATATCTGACAATAGAACCTGAATCAGCATGCTGGATCGACCAACAAGCAAGAGCTGCACTGCAGAAAGCTGGAGTATCCaagaatcttttttatttttgtggaaTTTTCAAGTGTTATGGCGATTATCTTCGCGGCTCAAAACAGAGGCGTTGACTCTAAAAGATAGAATCAAAAACAGAGGCGTTGACTCTAAAAGATAGAATCTTTTCAGCTAGGTATCTATCGGTTTAACGGTTAGCCACATCTAAACCCCGAAAAATTGAGTTAGTGCCTAACCGAGTAGGCTTTAAGGATATTTTGAGATCTTTGCTTTCTACTTCAGTTCTTCTATCAAATCGAAATCGAATGTTTACAAGAAAAACCCTCTGAAATGAAAAGTTGTGTACGTGAGCTCGTGCACGTAGAACGGACAAAGTCGTGTGTAAAGTGCTTTTGCAGTACGCACATGGGATGGGAGGGAGCAAGCTGATCAAAAGGCATTAATTTTTTCAATGATATGTGggttgttttgtaattttaaaaacttaaagctCTCTGAAGCTAAAAAGAATTGTACATGGGGCTTATTTTGCAAATTTCCGTTTTAAGTTGATCGATGTTCTCTATTGGGGGATGGTGGGGGGTTTGTAGAGACAAAACGACGTCTCGGAGATTGAAATTACAGATCGTGTCtctgcatcttcttcttttaaTCCGATTTCAGACAACCTTTTTACTCGGACagaagattttcatttttttttcttcaggtCAGCTTCTTTACCTTAACTCAAAACTCTTTTAGCTTTACTTactttgtttccttttttggAGTTTCCTCGTTCTCTGTTTTGCTTTAGTGATTAGAAAGCTTTACTCTTTTTCACTTTGCCTTGGATACTAAGACGTAGTTGACTTTCAGAATCTCAGAAAGTTCCAAGCTTTTGTTTGTTTGACtactttctcagctgccaaaaCAATGGACTTCAAATGTTAATAAGATTTGAATTTCATTCATTCGTTGAATTCTGTTAAAAAGAATAGATTCGAAATCCTTGGTGGTGAGTTATTTGGTATAAGTGATAAGTTCTCTCGCTTTTTAGAAACCTCGGTTTAGTTTCAGTTGAATGTTAGTACATAAACCGTTGTCTTTTGTTTCCTAATTAAGAGTGCTCAAGTAGTTAGTTAAAGCTACTGCTGCGTGACTTAAGCCGGTTTCAGTTAACCAATAACTCGAATCCCTCGTGCGTGTGCCTAAAACCACAAGCTTATACAAGAGAGATATTAGTACTTAAaactgtttatatttttttacattcaGCTCCAGTCAATTGGTTCACTGCTTGTTCCTTATCCATTCGTATTAGTTGTTTTGGTAAGGTGATTTAGCTTTGTCATGTTTTATTCCTATTTGCAGTCTTTTTCTCCCTCTAAGTGTTAAAACTCTGCACCAGAGGTGAAACGTCGCACACGTGGATATCTGTCTCTGCCATCAAGTAATAGTACATAAACCGATATGGCTGATACCAGTTCAAGGACTGATGCCTCAACTGATGGCGACACAGATCCTAGAGATCTGGGGGTTAGCTCGTAATCTGACTCTTTTATCATTttccttaattttattttttctctctaTAGTGTCACTCGTGGCAGGCTTGAGCCGGGTTCCCTTGGTAGAGCCAAATCCACAGGACTAATTTTTCTTGGTGTTTAATTTTCATGCAGTCTGAGAGAGGGCAAATGATGCTTGCTGGTGCTTCTGATTCCAGTGACCGATCAAAAGATAAGTTGGATCAAAAGGTGATATATTATTCATCTCTGTGTATCAATAACTATTCTGTTTATATTGCTCTTAtgcataatcttttttttttttttcatccatTAGACCCTTCGTAGGCTCGCTCAAAATCGAGAAGCAGCAAGGAAAAGTAGACTGAGGAAGAAGGTACTACATCCTTGCATACATTTGTAGAAAGAATAGCTATTTATTTTGCCATTACCTTGCAACATGTTATTTGTTTCCCTCCGTAGGCGTATGTTCAGCAGCTGGAGAACAGCCGATTGAAGCTGACTCAACTTGAGCAGGAGCTGCAAAGAGCAAGACAGCAGGTTCAAGTTcaaccttcttttttttattttcacttaTTTGGTTTGATTCTTGTAAATAAGACTTCTGCGTACATTTACTAATATTTGTTACTTCCACAACTTTAGGGAGTTTTCATCTCAAGCTCTGGAGACCAAGCGCATTCTACTGGTGGaaatggtttctttcttctcctctagTTTTTAGGTTGATACTTTTGTAAAGATAATTGCATGTGCTCTCCATTGGCTAGTGATTTGATGCTTGTTGATGGATTGATTATTGCATAAGTCATTTCATGGTTTATAGTTTATAGTTTCAAGAGTTAGTTAGTGAGCATCTGGATGGGAAGTTACTTAGGTGTATCATTGGTTTGTTCTTGATCTTGTGTTCTTGTCTTCTTGCAGGGGCTTTGGCATTTGATGCCGAACATTCACGATGGCTTGAAGAAAAGAACAGGCAAATGAACGAGCTGAGATCTGCTCTGAATGCTCACGCTGGTGATGCCGAGCTCCGGATAATTGTGGAAGGAGTGATGGCTCACTATGAGGAGCTTTTCAGGATTAAGAGCAATGCAGCTAAGAACGATGTCTTCCATCTACTATCTGGAATGTGGAAAACGCCAGCTGAGAGATGTTTCTTGTGGCTTGGCGGGTTCCGCTCATCCGAACTTCTCAAGGTGAGTGAGTGAGCTACAAGTTTCATAGAGACATTTTGATGAAACTACTCTTAACGGGGTCAAAACTTTTTTACCACAGCTTCTTGCGAA is part of the Raphanus sativus cultivar WK10039 chromosome 5, ASM80110v3, whole genome shotgun sequence genome and harbors:
- the LOC108862953 gene encoding uncharacterized protein LOC108862953 — translated: MEEVLDFKCTDVGVWKKALSSYESRIESLDKPDLVSLDQYYRVELPRLLHDRDPNPYLTTSELSQLMKWKLSRGKWRPRLLDFVSALDDSVVKSASEKAFKSLPDISNAVKELTVLKGVGPATASAVLAAYAPDIAPFMSDEAMEVAIGNSKDYSLKRYLLFVTKLQDKAKELKLEGEWGGPSDVERALWSCTVRSKSKPAEKTSSSGKKRKRKE
- the LOC108862952 gene encoding transcription factor TGA6 isoform X3 → MADTSSRTDASTDGDTDPRDLGSERGQMMLAGASDSSDRSKDKLDQKTLRRLAQNREAARKSRLRKKAYVQQLENSRLKLTQLEQELQRARQQGVFISSSGDQAHSTGGNGALAFDAEHSRWLEEKNRQMNELRSALNAHAGDAELRIIVEGVMAHYEELFRIKSNAAKNDVFHLLSGMWKTPAERCFLWLGGFRSSELLKLLANQLEPMTERQVLGINSLQQTSQQAEDALSQGMESLQQSLAETLSSGTLGSSSSDNVASYMGQMAMAMGQLGTLEGFIRQGISW
- the LOC108862952 gene encoding transcription factor TGA6 isoform X1, which gives rise to MADTSSRTDASTDGDTDPRDLGSERGQMMLAGASDSSDRSKDKLDQKTLRRLAQNREAARKSRLRKKAYVQQLENSRLKLTQLEQELQRARQQGVFISSSGDQAHSTGGNGALAFDAEHSRWLEEKNRQMNELRSALNAHAGDAELRIIVEGVMAHYEELFRIKSNAAKNDVFHLLSGMWKTPAERCFLWLGGFRSSELLKLLANQLEPMTERQVLGINSLQQTSQQAEDALSQGMESLQQSLAETLSSGTLGSSSSDNVASYMGQMAMAMGQLGTLEGFIRQADNLRLQTLQQMIRVLTTRQSARALLAMHDYSSRLRALSSLWLARPRE
- the LOC108862952 gene encoding transcription factor TGA6 isoform X2, giving the protein MMLAGASDSSDRSKDKLDQKTLRRLAQNREAARKSRLRKKAYVQQLENSRLKLTQLEQELQRARQQGVFISSSGDQAHSTGGNGALAFDAEHSRWLEEKNRQMNELRSALNAHAGDAELRIIVEGVMAHYEELFRIKSNAAKNDVFHLLSGMWKTPAERCFLWLGGFRSSELLKLLANQLEPMTERQVLGINSLQQTSQQAEDALSQGMESLQQSLAETLSSGTLGSSSSDNVASYMGQMAMAMGQLGTLEGFIRQADNLRLQTLQQMIRVLTTRQSARALLAMHDYSSRLRALSSLWLARPRE